From a single Myxococcus fulvus genomic region:
- a CDS encoding Dickkopf N-terminal cysteine-rich domain-containing protein — MLADSCLEAAEEIAIHASKCLKGTVEGFRSVIAPTTACASIEASVAAGRQRFLPEKFGECVRAIRERECEDVDPEHLEPGRLFEGCPAFTAQAELNSACASNADCTNGWCDLASGCLGLCRAYASTGGACTTLDECAPGSYCSNGLCIAAAKEGERCNETLKCTSGSKLGCAGSEVCVKRKDSGSCKEDWECLAGYQCVSLLTSGNKECRPTKAHEESCVVGTGECGVISFCDKDTNTCQRYPGPGQPCGYLTDRTGELVRCLDSRCDVHLPEVREGRCKLPFFALGDRCDTNVECGPENACRNKVCVRQWCISG, encoded by the coding sequence ATGCTCGCCGACTCCTGCCTGGAGGCGGCGGAGGAGATCGCAATCCACGCGAGCAAGTGCTTGAAGGGCACCGTCGAAGGTTTCCGTTCGGTCATCGCCCCCACGACGGCATGTGCCTCCATCGAAGCGAGCGTCGCGGCCGGCAGACAGCGGTTCCTGCCCGAGAAGTTCGGGGAATGCGTGCGCGCGATTCGAGAGAGGGAGTGCGAAGACGTCGACCCCGAGCACCTCGAGCCAGGCAGATTGTTCGAAGGGTGCCCGGCCTTCACCGCGCAAGCCGAGCTGAACAGCGCGTGTGCGAGTAACGCGGACTGCACGAACGGATGGTGCGACCTCGCCTCGGGGTGTCTCGGCCTGTGCCGCGCATATGCCAGCACCGGCGGAGCCTGTACGACGCTGGACGAGTGCGCGCCAGGCTCATACTGCTCCAATGGACTGTGCATTGCAGCGGCGAAGGAAGGCGAGCGCTGCAACGAAACCTTGAAGTGCACATCGGGCTCGAAGCTTGGCTGCGCCGGCAGCGAAGTGTGCGTCAAGCGCAAGGACTCGGGCTCATGCAAAGAAGATTGGGAGTGTCTGGCTGGGTATCAGTGCGTGAGTCTTCTGACCTCCGGCAACAAGGAGTGCCGGCCCACGAAGGCGCATGAAGAGTCGTGCGTCGTAGGCACGGGTGAATGCGGCGTCATCTCATTCTGCGACAAGGATACCAACACCTGTCAGCGATATCCTGGCCCCGGTCAACCGTGTGGCTATCTGACCGACCGCACAGGTGAGCTGGTCAGATGCCTGGACAGCAGATGTGACGTCCACCTTCCAGAAGTTCGTGAAGGAAGGTGCAAGCTGCCCTTCTTCGCCTTGGGAGACAGGTGCGACACGAACGTGGAGTGCGGTCCCGAGAATGCCTGCCGCAATAAAGTCTGCGTCAGACAATGGTGTATCTCGGGCTGA
- a CDS encoding tetratricopeptide repeat protein, whose amino-acid sequence MPLLPRATALFVLALSLTLSSTESFAASASSRAAASRAFERGTRLYQQARYAEAAASFEEANKHVPNGVVLYNLGQCYEKLGEWEKALASYREYLRLEPKAKDREAVQQRVTDLDAKAAALRRPMVTVASEPAGALVRLDGQDKGLTPWSEPVEVGRHQLELALQDHQPLQRELEVRAGEPVQLQLALTRVAPAEVAELPTVVEEAPSRGRTWTWVAAGAAGVAAAGAVTLGLMARADSRELTTREHDRDDVRKLRDSASSKSKTANILYGVAGVAGAAGVTLFFVEGSF is encoded by the coding sequence ATGCCCCTCCTCCCCAGAGCGACGGCCTTGTTCGTCCTCGCGCTGTCGTTGACCTTGTCGAGCACCGAGTCCTTCGCGGCAAGTGCCTCGTCCCGAGCCGCCGCGAGTCGCGCCTTCGAGCGCGGCACCCGCCTCTACCAGCAGGCTCGCTACGCCGAGGCCGCGGCCTCGTTCGAGGAGGCGAACAAGCACGTCCCCAACGGGGTCGTCCTGTACAACCTGGGCCAGTGCTACGAGAAGCTCGGGGAGTGGGAGAAGGCGCTCGCGTCCTATCGCGAATACCTGCGGCTCGAGCCCAAGGCGAAGGACCGGGAGGCGGTCCAGCAGCGCGTCACGGACCTCGACGCGAAGGCCGCGGCCCTGCGCCGGCCGATGGTGACGGTGGCCAGCGAGCCCGCGGGAGCCCTGGTGCGGCTGGATGGACAGGACAAGGGCCTCACGCCCTGGAGCGAGCCGGTGGAGGTGGGCAGACACCAGCTCGAGCTGGCGTTGCAGGACCACCAGCCGTTGCAGCGGGAGTTGGAGGTCCGCGCGGGCGAGCCGGTCCAATTGCAGCTGGCGCTCACGCGAGTGGCTCCGGCGGAGGTGGCGGAGCTCCCCACGGTCGTCGAGGAAGCGCCATCTCGGGGACGCACCTGGACATGGGTGGCCGCGGGGGCGGCGGGAGTCGCGGCGGCGGGGGCGGTGACGCTCGGACTCATGGCGCGCGCGGACTCCCGGGAGCTGACCACCCGCGAGCACGACCGGGACGACGTCCGGAAGCTGCGCGACTCGGCCAGCAGCAAGTCGAAGACGGCCAACATCTTGTACGGCGTGGCGGGCGTGGCGGGAGCCGCGGGCGTCACCCTCTTCTTCGTCGAGGGGAGCTTCTGA